A region from the Rhodamnia argentea isolate NSW1041297 chromosome 7, ASM2092103v1, whole genome shotgun sequence genome encodes:
- the LOC115744023 gene encoding transcription factor MYB10-like, with translation MALKSSERPKPKHRKGLWSPDEDERLRNYVLKHGHGCWSSVPINTGLQRNGKSCRLRWINYLRPGLKRGMFTVEEEENILSLHRLIGNKWSQIAKHLPGRTDNEIKNHWHSYLKKKVANKTESSSSSEAHHHAQSQCTNSDNAESSPSPDQIPTNQNPSVDAPSQEQKEKTPFDFSRDGPRSFLPKIFFAEWLNQDEQGNNFPNYGDAFDDRSHLQDPLVHDLCTSDFANSYGGEYAGNGLSNGSAGASGSDMYSSQLGLEMDQVPGVGYYLDYFSGDDICSQFELGSDVNVMMYT, from the exons ATGGCATTGAAGTCATCAGAAAGGCCAAAACCCAAGCACAGGAAGGGCTTGTGGTCACCTGACGAAGACGAGAGGCTCAGGAACTATGTCCTCAAGCATGGCCACGGCTGCTGGAGCTCTGTCCCCATTAACACCG GCTTGCAGAGGAATGGCAAGAGCTGCAGATTAAGGTGGATCAATTACTTGAGGCCTGGCCTAAAGAGAGGCATGTTCACtgtggaagaagaggagaataTTTTGTCCCTCCATCGTTTGATAGGCAACAA GTGGTCCCAGATAGCAAAGCATTTGCCGGGAAGGACCGATAATGAGATAAAGAATCACTGGCATTCTTATCTTAAGAAGAAGGTTGCAAATAAGACTgaatcatcgtcatcatcagaaGCCCACCATCATGCCCAAAGTCAATGTACCAATTCCGACAATGCGGAATCTTCGCCTTCTCCAGATCAAATCCCTACAAACCAAAACCCATCAGTTGATGCACCATCGcaggaacaaaaggaaaagacgcCATTTGACTTTTCGAGAGACGGTCCACGCAGCTTCTTGCCCAAGATTTTCTTCGCCGAGTGGCTGAATCAAGATGAACAAGGTAACAACTTTCCGAACTACGGCGACGCTTTCGATGATCGTTCACATCTTCAGGACCCTcttgtgcatgatttatgcaCAAGTGACTTTGCAAATTCTTATGGTGGTGAATATGCTGGTAATGGGCTAAGTAATGGGTCTGCTGGTGCAAGCGGGAGCGACATGTATAGTTCACAGTTGGGGTTGGAGATGGACCAGGTTCCGGGCGTTGGGTATTACTTGGATTATTTCTCTGGGGATGATATTTGTAGTCAGTTCGAATTGGGCAGTGATGTAAATGTGATGATGTACACATAA